In a genomic window of Flavobacterium sp. KACC 22761:
- a CDS encoding sulfite exporter TauE/SafE family protein codes for MIGLLITIYAGLEHAFETDHLLAVNNLVTNRTKIKDALKDGMFWGIGHTSTIFIVGVIMIGFKISISENIFNYLEAVVGLMLIILGSYRLFKLLYKKKHSHTYYHSHEHTHSNGVTHTHMHAHTYFHSHPIASFEHSHFDESTNYKTAFGVGLVHGLAGSGSLVVLVISQMKTPLEGLLYILIFGIGSIIGMFIASGLFSIPFTKSILKSQKLQYVLIIISSVICIVYGAKIIYNNLF; via the coding sequence ATGATTGGATTATTAATTACCATTTATGCCGGGCTCGAGCATGCTTTTGAAACAGACCATTTGCTGGCTGTCAACAATCTGGTTACGAACAGAACCAAAATTAAAGACGCTTTAAAAGACGGAATGTTTTGGGGAATTGGCCATACTTCGACAATTTTTATTGTAGGCGTTATTATGATTGGTTTTAAGATTTCGATAAGCGAAAACATTTTTAATTATCTCGAAGCGGTTGTTGGTTTGATGTTAATTATTTTAGGAAGCTATCGTTTGTTTAAATTATTATACAAAAAAAAACATTCCCATACTTATTATCACAGTCACGAACACACGCACAGCAACGGGGTCACCCATACGCACATGCACGCACACACCTATTTTCATTCACATCCTATTGCTTCCTTTGAACATTCTCATTTTGACGAATCAACAAATTATAAAACTGCATTTGGTGTAGGCCTCGTTCATGGATTGGCCGGAAGCGGGTCTTTAGTCGTTTTGGTTATTTCGCAAATGAAAACACCTTTGGAAGGTTTGCTTTATATTTTAATTTTTGGAATTGGATCGATAATAGGAATGTTTATAGCGTCAGGATTGTTTAGTATTCCTTTTACTAAGAGTATTCTAAAATCTCAAAAATTACAGTATGTTTTAATTATAATTTCTTCTGTAATATGTATCGTTTACGGAGCCAAAATTATTTATAACAATTTGTTTTAA
- a CDS encoding FKBP-type peptidyl-prolyl cis-trans isomerase — translation MDILELLGHVGKTEEKDKISYSAGVVMALSLKDIGFEEIKYEDFTDGMKSVFEKSGEKISPKRSIDIFNNYVALLQEELKVKNAEIGSAFLTKNALKEGINVLPSGLQYEILTEGNGKKPKITDTVNVIYEGYLLNKDVFDSTKDTGPQTMKVLQTIKGWQEALQLMPEGSRWKVYIPHDLAYAEMGAPPVIQPNSTLVFIIELLNIV, via the coding sequence ATGGATATTCTTGAACTATTAGGACATGTTGGCAAAACAGAAGAAAAAGATAAAATTTCCTATTCGGCAGGAGTTGTAATGGCTTTAAGCCTGAAGGACATTGGCTTTGAAGAAATTAAATACGAAGATTTTACAGATGGAATGAAATCTGTTTTTGAGAAATCGGGAGAGAAAATTTCGCCAAAACGTTCTATTGATATTTTTAATAATTATGTGGCATTGCTACAGGAAGAATTAAAGGTTAAAAATGCTGAAATTGGAAGTGCGTTTCTAACTAAAAATGCCTTAAAAGAAGGAATTAATGTTTTGCCAAGCGGTTTGCAATACGAAATCTTAACCGAAGGAAATGGCAAAAAACCAAAAATTACTGATACCGTAAATGTAATTTATGAAGGTTATTTATTGAACAAAGATGTCTTTGATTCAACTAAAGATACAGGCCCTCAGACAATGAAAGTACTGCAAACCATAAAAGGCTGGCAGGAAGCACTGCAATTAATGCCCGAAGGTTCTCGCTGGAAAGTTTATATTCCGCATGATTTGGCTTACGCCGAAATGGGAGCTCCACCAGTAATTCAGCCCAACTCTACTTTGGTATTTATAATTGAACTTTTAAATATTGTTTAA
- the hypD gene encoding hydrogenase formation protein HypD, with protein MKYLSEYRNPELVKHYINEIHKITTKPWNIMEICGGQTHSLVKNGLLDLLPKNIRMIHGPGCPVCVTPISLIDKAIELLKQDVILCSFGDMIRVPGSSKSLLQAKAEGGDLRILYSPLEAINIATKNPDKEVVFFAVGFETTAPSNALAVLHAQKLGLTNFSLLVSHVLVPPAMEAILSDEFCNINAFLGAGHVCTIVGLEEYYPIAEKYKIPIVVSGFEPADMVQAIYHAVLQLEQGKYEVENQYTRLVKEEGNIRAKEVVNTVFTIGSQEWRGIGAIENSGLVLRENYKMYDANTKFSIETTTSKTDNLCIAGQILTGNKKPNECPEFGKKCKPSNPLGAPMVSSEGACSAYFNYL; from the coding sequence ATGAAATACCTGTCTGAATATCGAAATCCCGAACTGGTCAAACATTATATAAATGAAATCCATAAAATAACCACAAAGCCATGGAATATCATGGAAATTTGTGGTGGTCAGACACATTCATTGGTCAAAAACGGATTGCTGGATTTATTGCCAAAAAATATCAGAATGATCCATGGTCCAGGCTGTCCGGTTTGTGTTACGCCTATTTCGTTAATCGATAAAGCTATCGAGTTACTGAAACAAGATGTAATTCTTTGTTCATTTGGCGATATGATTCGGGTTCCCGGTTCCTCAAAAAGTTTACTGCAAGCCAAAGCCGAAGGAGGCGATTTGCGTATTTTATATTCGCCTTTGGAAGCTATAAATATTGCCACAAAAAACCCGGATAAAGAAGTGGTGTTTTTTGCCGTTGGTTTTGAAACCACAGCGCCCAGCAATGCACTGGCAGTACTTCATGCGCAAAAACTGGGTTTGACTAATTTTAGTTTATTGGTTTCGCATGTATTAGTTCCGCCAGCAATGGAAGCCATTTTATCAGATGAGTTTTGCAACATAAATGCTTTTTTAGGCGCCGGACATGTGTGTACAATAGTTGGTCTGGAAGAATATTACCCGATTGCCGAAAAATATAAAATTCCGATTGTAGTTTCAGGGTTTGAACCTGCCGATATGGTTCAGGCTATTTATCATGCTGTTTTACAACTAGAACAAGGAAAATATGAGGTTGAAAACCAATATACCAGATTAGTAAAGGAAGAAGGAAATATTCGGGCAAAAGAGGTTGTAAATACTGTTTTTACAATAGGAAGTCAGGAATGGCGAGGCATTGGAGCAATTGAAAACAGCGGACTTGTATTGAGAGAAAACTACAAAATGTATGATGCCAATACTAAATTTTCTATAGAAACTACTACTAGCAAAACCGACAATTTGTGTATTGCCGGTCAGATTTTAACCGGAAATAAAAAACCGAATGAATGTCCTGAGTTCGGAAAAAAATGTAAACCTTCAAATCCGCTTGGAGCACCTATGGTTTCTTCTGAAGGGGCTTGTTCTGCTTACTTCAACTATTTATAA
- the hypF gene encoding carbamoyltransferase HypF — MTPTFQITISGIVQGVGFRPFVYNLAIQYNLKGFVSNNEFGVVIVIQKEKKIINEFIFDIKKRHPKKAKINTIQISEIQIEERFNLFFIKEPEKGISINAPLTPDFAICKNCKEEILNPENSRYYYPFISCTSCGPRYAIAEKFPFERENTSMNTFKMCETCLEEYNNPGDIRFHSQTNSCPECGIQISFTDHNGTHISGTNKEIFEFVSEKLNEGKIIALKNTSGYLLLCDATNAKTVQELRNRKKRSTKPFAVLFRDFKQIKKHLFCHKTEKKWLKSTQAPIVILPLKNQKDLAVNQIAPNMKTIGAMLPNSGMLYLISNEFQKPLIATSGNFNGSAIFSDQNEAVASLNSIADYFLHHNLEIQNSQDDSVIRFSGKHKQKIVLRSARGFAPNLDYSYPEKTSEKILCLGASLKNTITITSNQQINKSEYIGNLFNYDAYKRFEKKIKNYQRFFDFVPKTIVYDQHPNYENNKIVSEFQKEDSTLNAIKIQHHEAHFSAILSEKNLWQKSKILGVIWDGTGFGSENQIYGGEFFEYHHKQITRIGHLDYYSWILGDKMPQNPKMTALSISENDTYFQQYFSQNELKIYPNLIKNSAIKTSSMGRLVDAVAFTLGFQDAVSFEGETGMYLENLAQKAFNKPNLKLKDYLKNENITNIIPTKKLLLQIVKAVEKNTKPEKVALNFHYTLVKCIEKVALFSKSKEIAFSGGVFQNSVLADLIIDYLKPNYKLHFHEILSPNDENISFGQLNHYLHLKK; from the coding sequence TTGACACCTACATTTCAAATAACCATTTCAGGCATTGTACAAGGTGTTGGTTTTCGTCCTTTTGTATACAATTTAGCAATTCAATACAACTTGAAAGGATTTGTTTCTAATAATGAATTTGGTGTTGTCATAGTTATTCAAAAAGAGAAAAAAATAATAAACGAATTTATTTTTGATATAAAAAAAAGGCATCCTAAAAAAGCTAAAATTAATACCATACAGATTTCAGAAATCCAAATAGAGGAAAGATTTAACCTTTTTTTTATCAAAGAACCAGAAAAAGGAATTTCAATCAATGCGCCTTTAACTCCCGATTTCGCTATCTGTAAAAACTGTAAAGAAGAGATTTTAAACCCGGAAAATAGTCGTTACTACTATCCTTTTATTAGTTGCACTTCATGCGGACCACGCTATGCTATTGCTGAAAAATTTCCTTTTGAAAGAGAAAACACAAGCATGAACACTTTTAAAATGTGCGAAACTTGTCTGGAAGAATACAACAATCCTGGGGATATTCGGTTTCATTCTCAAACCAATTCATGTCCGGAGTGTGGAATTCAAATTTCATTTACAGATCATAATGGAACCCATATTTCTGGAACAAACAAAGAAATTTTTGAATTTGTTTCGGAAAAATTAAACGAAGGAAAAATCATTGCCCTAAAAAATACTTCGGGTTATTTGCTTCTTTGCGATGCCACAAATGCCAAAACTGTTCAGGAATTACGAAACCGAAAAAAGCGTTCAACAAAACCTTTTGCCGTATTATTTCGCGATTTTAAACAAATTAAAAAACATTTATTTTGTCATAAAACCGAAAAAAAATGGCTAAAATCAACTCAGGCGCCCATTGTAATTTTACCTCTGAAAAATCAAAAAGATTTGGCGGTAAACCAAATAGCTCCAAACATGAAAACTATCGGAGCAATGTTGCCCAATTCAGGAATGTTGTATTTAATTTCTAATGAGTTTCAAAAGCCTTTAATTGCAACGAGTGGTAATTTTAATGGTTCGGCTATTTTTTCTGATCAAAATGAAGCTGTTGCATCATTAAATTCTATAGCCGATTATTTTTTGCATCATAACTTAGAAATTCAAAATTCGCAAGATGATTCGGTCATTCGTTTTTCGGGAAAACATAAGCAAAAAATTGTTTTAAGAAGTGCGCGAGGTTTTGCTCCAAATTTGGATTATTCCTATCCCGAAAAAACCTCTGAAAAAATACTTTGTTTGGGTGCGTCTTTAAAAAATACGATTACCATCACTTCAAATCAGCAGATTAACAAGAGTGAATATATTGGTAATTTATTTAATTATGATGCTTATAAACGGTTTGAAAAGAAGATAAAAAACTATCAACGCTTTTTTGATTTTGTTCCAAAAACCATTGTTTATGACCAACATCCAAATTACGAAAACAATAAAATTGTTTCTGAATTTCAAAAGGAAGATTCAACCTTAAACGCTATAAAAATTCAGCATCATGAAGCTCATTTTTCTGCAATTTTGAGCGAAAAAAATCTTTGGCAAAAATCAAAAATATTGGGCGTTATCTGGGACGGAACCGGTTTTGGAAGCGAAAACCAAATTTATGGCGGAGAATTTTTTGAATACCATCACAAACAAATTACCCGAATAGGACATTTGGATTATTATTCCTGGATTTTAGGAGATAAAATGCCCCAAAACCCTAAAATGACAGCACTTTCTATCAGCGAAAATGATACTTATTTTCAACAGTATTTCAGTCAAAATGAGTTGAAAATTTATCCAAACCTCATTAAAAACAGCGCTATTAAAACATCTTCAATGGGAAGATTAGTCGATGCGGTGGCTTTTACACTTGGCTTTCAAGATGCTGTTTCGTTTGAAGGCGAAACTGGTATGTATCTGGAAAATCTGGCTCAAAAAGCATTTAATAAACCAAACTTGAAATTAAAGGATTATCTGAAAAACGAAAACATAACCAATATAATCCCAACAAAAAAATTGCTTTTGCAGATTGTTAAAGCTGTAGAAAAGAATACCAAACCGGAAAAAGTGGCTTTAAACTTTCATTATACTTTGGTAAAGTGCATTGAAAAAGTGGCTTTATTTTCAAAATCAAAAGAAATTGCTTTTAGCGGAGGCGTTTTTCAAAACTCGGTGTTGGCTGATTTAATCATAGATTACCTGAAACCGAATTACAAATTACATTTTCATGAAATACTTTCTCCAAATGACGAAAACATCTCATTTGGACAGCTCAATCATTATTTACATCTAAAAAAATAA
- a CDS encoding TonB-dependent receptor domain-containing protein: protein MKKMMQKLSAFLLLFLMSQFSFGQTNPSIKGNVSDGKLPVEFVDVLLKKTTDSTKVASFAVTDASGNFALENVNSGEYQLQFKLIGFKTITQRIKVLNTPISVGNIVLQNDTNLLNDVVVTSQKKQIQKTEGGFVFNAASNISQTGGTATDMLKSIPTVAVDAEGGITLRGKSPMILINGKNSTITNMDQIAASSIESIEVISNPTAKYDANAESGIINIKLKKNNQSGLNGAVVLGAGFGAKGRMNSSVLLNNKTDKWNIGLGYDNRFAGRTKEVNSQRTNYFVDDEHYINQHRSDERTEGLQNLKFNVDFTPNERNSFSFEAIGNMESQDNDETLYTQVNTHTNDFFSKNKRHSLELERSKVAEFAFNYDRKFDDSRKSLNASITSSFNHDRENTDIDTYNYDQYNQQIGDVLWQRTHNYEHENITNAILNYATPLSTKTILETGYKGTYRFFNSEFQTATLINGDYVVNPIASNTFDYNEQINAFYGMLNSSIGEIENPKWKYNLGLRAENVSNTGATQNNSDRFSNNYLKLFPSASLQLNLATDEFVKIGYSKRINRPDLDELNPFVDITDALNPHSGNPYLKPEIIHIAEMSYSHDWDKYSFSTNAFYRNATNTIRQYAELLDNGVVLLMPKNIGSTITYGLETIFTLKPLSFYDANISLTAFQQNINSSNLGEDIVNNAFSWYGKVINNFIPWKGGKLQIIGNYNSALATPQGKRIPVYNVDMGFQQKLGKGNARLGLVVTDMFNTLESGYKNNTALFSNQRTNKSDTRALMVTFAYTFKSDFKEKLLENQFSAE from the coding sequence ATGAAAAAAATGATGCAAAAATTATCCGCCTTTCTTCTCTTATTTTTAATGAGCCAGTTTTCTTTTGGCCAAACAAATCCTTCTATAAAAGGAAATGTTTCTGACGGAAAACTGCCTGTAGAATTTGTCGACGTCCTTTTGAAAAAAACAACCGATTCAACTAAAGTTGCAAGTTTTGCCGTAACAGATGCTTCCGGAAATTTTGCTTTAGAAAATGTAAATTCGGGGGAATATCAATTGCAATTCAAACTAATTGGATTCAAAACCATAACGCAGCGAATCAAAGTTTTAAACACACCCATTTCTGTTGGAAATATTGTTTTGCAAAACGACACTAATTTATTGAATGACGTTGTAGTGACATCTCAAAAAAAGCAAATTCAAAAAACAGAGGGAGGATTTGTATTTAATGCAGCTTCAAATATTTCTCAAACGGGCGGAACAGCGACAGATATGCTTAAAAGTATCCCAACTGTAGCCGTTGACGCTGAAGGCGGTATAACTTTGCGAGGAAAGTCGCCTATGATTTTGATTAATGGCAAAAATTCGACTATTACCAACATGGATCAGATTGCGGCAAGTAGTATTGAAAGCATTGAAGTAATCAGCAATCCGACAGCTAAATATGATGCAAATGCCGAAAGCGGGATCATCAATATCAAACTTAAAAAGAACAATCAAAGCGGTCTTAACGGAGCTGTTGTTCTCGGCGCTGGTTTTGGTGCAAAAGGAAGAATGAACAGTTCGGTTCTTTTAAACAATAAAACGGACAAATGGAATATTGGTTTGGGTTACGATAATCGTTTTGCGGGCCGAACAAAAGAAGTAAACAGCCAAAGAACGAATTATTTTGTTGATGATGAGCACTACATCAATCAGCATAGAAGTGACGAACGTACTGAAGGATTGCAAAACCTAAAATTCAATGTTGATTTTACACCGAACGAAAGAAATAGTTTTTCGTTTGAAGCGATTGGAAATATGGAAAGTCAAGATAATGACGAAACATTGTACACTCAGGTAAACACCCATACAAATGACTTTTTCTCTAAAAACAAAAGACATTCTTTAGAATTAGAACGCTCAAAAGTAGCCGAATTTGCTTTCAACTATGACCGAAAATTTGATGACAGCCGAAAGTCTTTAAACGCCAGCATTACCTCATCATTTAATCACGATCGAGAAAACACAGATATTGACACCTATAATTACGACCAATACAATCAGCAAATTGGTGATGTTTTATGGCAGCGCACACACAATTATGAGCATGAAAACATCACAAATGCGATTTTAAATTATGCTACACCGCTTTCAACTAAAACAATTCTCGAAACAGGTTACAAAGGAACATATCGCTTTTTTAATTCAGAATTTCAAACGGCAACTTTAATCAATGGTGATTATGTCGTAAATCCCATTGCGAGCAATACATTCGATTATAACGAACAAATAAATGCCTTTTACGGAATGCTGAATTCTTCTATTGGCGAAATCGAAAATCCAAAATGGAAATACAATCTAGGCTTGCGTGCCGAAAATGTTTCTAACACTGGAGCAACTCAAAATAACAGCGATCGCTTTAGCAATAATTATTTAAAACTTTTTCCGTCGGCTTCGTTGCAACTAAATTTAGCTACAGACGAATTTGTAAAAATTGGCTACAGCAAACGCATCAACCGACCAGATTTAGACGAATTGAATCCGTTTGTGGATATTACAGATGCCTTGAATCCGCATAGTGGAAATCCGTATTTGAAACCAGAAATTATTCACATTGCCGAAATGAGCTATAGCCATGATTGGGATAAATACTCATTTTCTACAAATGCTTTTTATAGAAATGCCACAAATACGATCAGGCAATATGCAGAACTTTTAGACAATGGTGTAGTTTTATTAATGCCAAAAAACATTGGAAGCACTATTACGTATGGCTTAGAAACTATTTTCACGCTAAAACCTTTAAGTTTTTATGATGCTAATATCAGTTTGACTGCTTTTCAGCAAAACATCAACTCATCAAATTTGGGCGAAGATATTGTGAACAATGCTTTTAGCTGGTACGGAAAAGTAATTAATAATTTTATTCCTTGGAAAGGCGGAAAACTTCAAATTATTGGAAATTATAATTCGGCTTTGGCAACTCCTCAAGGAAAACGTATTCCTGTTTATAATGTCGATATGGGATTTCAGCAAAAACTCGGAAAAGGAAATGCTCGTTTGGGATTAGTCGTAACCGATATGTTTAACACGCTTGAAAGCGGCTACAAAAACAACACGGCACTTTTTTCTAATCAAAGAACCAATAAATCAGATACACGTGCCTTGATGGTAACTTTTGCTTATACTTTTAAATCTGATTTTAAAGAAAAACTATTAGAAAATCAGTTTTCAGCTGAGTAA
- the cybH gene encoding Ni/Fe-hydrogenase, b-type cytochrome subunit: protein MPTKTNDYKRAYIWQLPIRIFHWVNALAITGLVATGFIIGDPPGIISNKEASGQFWFGYIREIHFICAYLLVAVMILRIYFAFKGNKYASWRVFFPFKKNGFKRMWHVIKYDIFLQNEQSSDSPVGAVGHNSVAAVSYLVMFFMALIMIATGFAMYKPNSTWFLPKMFGWVVNLVGGDLNVRMIHHFTTWTFILFAVVHVYLVFFHDWLEGFGETSAMVSGYKFVPTERVKNEEIELSEIKTINQDSLETKDVS, encoded by the coding sequence ATGCCAACAAAAACTAACGATTATAAAAGAGCTTACATATGGCAGTTGCCCATACGAATTTTTCATTGGGTAAATGCCTTGGCCATTACAGGACTTGTAGCTACAGGTTTTATTATTGGTGATCCGCCGGGAATTATTTCTAATAAAGAAGCTTCTGGACAATTCTGGTTTGGATACATTCGGGAGATTCATTTTATATGTGCTTACTTATTGGTTGCAGTTATGATCTTAAGAATATATTTTGCTTTCAAAGGAAATAAATATGCAAGCTGGCGTGTCTTTTTCCCTTTTAAAAAAAATGGATTTAAAAGAATGTGGCATGTAATTAAATATGATATTTTTCTGCAAAATGAACAATCGTCCGATTCTCCTGTTGGCGCCGTAGGTCATAATAGCGTAGCGGCGGTATCTTATCTGGTCATGTTTTTTATGGCACTTATAATGATTGCTACAGGATTTGCAATGTACAAACCCAATTCTACTTGGTTTTTACCTAAAATGTTTGGGTGGGTTGTAAACCTGGTTGGAGGAGATTTAAATGTTAGAATGATCCATCATTTTACTACCTGGACCTTTATTTTATTTGCAGTAGTACACGTTTATCTGGTTTTCTTTCATGATTGGCTGGAAGGCTTTGGAGAAACATCGGCTATGGTGAGCGGTTACAAATTTGTTCCTACTGAAAGAGTCAAGAATGAAGAAATTGAACTTTCTGAAATAAAAACAATAAATCAAGATTCGCTGGAGACAAAAGATGTTAGTTGA
- a CDS encoding HyaD/HybD family hydrogenase maturation endopeptidase codes for METEFSTRKIDEFHSDGNTILVLGIGNYLMGDEGVGVHFINRIDKTLFPEGISFVDGGTGGFTLIPYIESHQKVIIVDATMDGKEEGTISLLKPRFSEDFPISLSGHNFGLKDMVEILSMLDTMPEIYLYTITILKMEPMCMQLSPKVEASIEKVTAEIIQLIEKIKI; via the coding sequence ATGGAAACAGAATTCAGTACAAGAAAAATAGACGAATTCCATTCTGATGGAAATACCATTTTAGTTCTCGGAATAGGTAACTATTTAATGGGCGACGAAGGTGTCGGTGTACATTTTATCAACAGAATAGATAAGACCCTATTTCCAGAAGGCATTTCCTTTGTTGATGGCGGAACTGGTGGTTTTACCTTAATTCCATACATCGAAAGTCATCAAAAAGTAATTATTGTAGATGCTACAATGGATGGAAAAGAAGAAGGAACAATTTCACTTTTGAAACCACGTTTCTCAGAAGATTTTCCTATTTCGCTAAGCGGGCACAATTTTGGACTTAAGGATATGGTCGAAATCTTGTCGATGCTCGATACCATGCCCGAAATCTATTTATACACCATTACCATTTTAAAAATGGAGCCAATGTGCATGCAACTTTCACCAAAAGTAGAAGCTTCAATAGAAAAAGTAACTGCTGAAATTATCCAACTGATAGAAAAAATTAAAATTTAA